In one Desulfoferula mesophila genomic region, the following are encoded:
- a CDS encoding 4Fe-4S dicluster domain-containing protein codes for MAERGGMDWAPEAARALKGVPLVVRALARRKVEQRVRGEGRELVSLADFAAAEARFRAAMGGKSEKELAQLLPSENRPGAQMVVLESCRAQLSGCPNALVDTEPWRAALEQWLADEQVSERLRAKVAGDQVLFHHKLRLSLSGCPNGCSRPQIADLALVGSVRPSFDPDACTVCGQCAAACPDGAIAVDEAVSWDRDLCLGCLGCAASCPSEAVRLAQPQMRLMMGGKLGRHPHLAVETARVDGPEQAVALVAASVDDYIDNAPQGERFAAWWAAKHKEGE; via the coding sequence ATGGCCGAGCGAGGCGGCATGGACTGGGCCCCGGAAGCGGCCCGGGCCCTCAAGGGGGTCCCCTTGGTGGTGCGCGCCCTGGCCCGCCGCAAGGTGGAACAGCGGGTGCGCGGCGAGGGCCGGGAGCTGGTGAGCCTGGCCGACTTCGCCGCCGCCGAGGCCCGCTTTCGGGCGGCCATGGGCGGCAAGAGCGAAAAGGAGCTGGCCCAACTTCTGCCCAGCGAAAACCGCCCCGGCGCCCAGATGGTGGTGCTGGAGTCCTGCCGGGCCCAACTCTCCGGCTGCCCCAACGCCCTGGTCGACACCGAGCCCTGGCGCGCGGCTCTGGAGCAATGGTTGGCGGACGAACAGGTGAGCGAGCGCCTCAGAGCCAAGGTGGCCGGCGACCAGGTGTTGTTCCACCACAAGCTGCGCCTGTCCCTGTCCGGCTGCCCCAACGGCTGCTCGCGGCCTCAGATAGCCGATCTGGCCCTGGTGGGTAGCGTGCGGCCGAGCTTTGACCCCGACGCTTGCACCGTTTGCGGCCAATGCGCCGCGGCCTGCCCCGACGGCGCAATCGCGGTGGACGAGGCGGTCTCTTGGGACCGCGACCTCTGCCTGGGCTGCCTGGGCTGCGCGGCGTCCTGCCCCAGCGAGGCGGTTCGCCTGGCCCAGCCGCAGATGCGCCTGATGATGGGCGGCAAGCTGGGCCGCCATCCCCACCTGGCTGTGGAAACGGCTCGGGTGGACGGCCCGGAGCAGGCGGTGGCCCTCGTGGCCGCCAGCGTGGACGACTACATCGACAACGCGCCCCAGGGCGAGCGCTTCGCCGCCTGGTGGGCCGCCAAGCATAAGGAGGGGGAGTGA
- a CDS encoding RrF2 family transcriptional regulator: protein MQHLLKISEAASLALHTMGLLASRPGDRVSTRELAARLKVSEAHLAKVMQRLGRAGLVRSQRGPKGGFSLQRNPDDITLLEVYEATEGTLREQRCLLGNPICNGNCILGGLLENVGAEVREYFSTTRLSDLSDSFTQEAVNA, encoded by the coding sequence ATGCAACATCTACTAAAGATATCCGAAGCGGCCTCCTTGGCCCTGCACACCATGGGGCTATTGGCCTCGCGGCCGGGAGACCGCGTCTCCACCCGCGAGTTGGCCGCCCGGCTCAAGGTTTCCGAGGCCCATTTGGCCAAAGTGATGCAGCGTTTGGGCCGAGCCGGTTTGGTGCGCTCGCAACGGGGCCCCAAGGGCGGCTTCAGCCTGCAGCGCAACCCCGATGATATCACCTTGCTGGAGGTGTACGAGGCCACCGAGGGGACTCTCAGGGAGCAGCGTTGCCTGCTGGGCAATCCCATCTGCAACGGCAACTGCATTTTAGGCGGCTTGCTGGAGAACGTGGGAGCCGAGGTGAGGGAGTATTTCTCCACCACCCGGCTGTCGGACCTCAGCGACTCTTTTACTCAGGAGGCGGTCAATGCCTAG
- a CDS encoding GGDEF domain-containing protein, whose amino-acid sequence MYRAKLLDKLGVLRQELEKAWPDPSPDQQEHLAYLAACVAVEAGFGRRVTGSETPPGLEETLELLSALVFDNHPAQELPDDLRDNQTLGNLFDTLQVVRTASLALASGDLSVKIEAKGFLIGSLKTLQAHFKHLTWQTKRVAEGDFTQQVDFMGEFATAFNAMTRRLAASLEDLRQKETELRAKNRELELEVQGRRRVEQALRDSERRYREMAITDHLTGLYNRRHFYQLAANEIRRALRHGHDLSLIMIDLDDFKRINDRFGHDAGDKVLAQVGLELRSLTRSIDICARLGGEEFVVMLPETQSSRAAEVAERLRETLTLSCVHIGEDLVGVTMSAGVACLSYLPETKESAQALLEALIKRADEALYASKKAGRNCVTAAF is encoded by the coding sequence ATGTACCGCGCCAAGCTCCTGGACAAACTCGGCGTCCTGCGCCAAGAGCTGGAAAAGGCCTGGCCCGACCCCAGCCCCGACCAGCAGGAGCACCTGGCCTATCTGGCCGCCTGCGTGGCGGTTGAAGCCGGTTTTGGGCGCAGGGTTACCGGCTCCGAGACCCCGCCGGGATTGGAAGAGACCCTGGAGCTTCTGAGCGCGTTGGTTTTCGACAACCATCCTGCGCAAGAGCTACCCGACGATCTGCGCGACAACCAAACCCTGGGCAATCTCTTCGACACTCTTCAGGTGGTCAGGACCGCCTCCCTGGCCCTGGCCTCCGGCGATCTCTCGGTAAAAATAGAGGCCAAGGGCTTTTTGATCGGCTCCCTCAAGACCCTGCAGGCCCATTTCAAGCACCTCACCTGGCAGACCAAGCGGGTGGCGGAAGGCGACTTCACCCAGCAGGTGGATTTCATGGGCGAGTTCGCCACCGCCTTCAACGCCATGACTCGCCGCCTGGCCGCCAGCCTGGAAGATCTGCGGCAAAAGGAAACCGAGTTGCGGGCCAAAAACCGGGAGCTTGAACTGGAGGTCCAGGGCCGCCGCCGGGTGGAGCAGGCTCTCAGGGACAGCGAAAGACGCTACCGGGAGATGGCCATCACCGACCACCTCACCGGCTTATACAACCGGCGTCATTTTTACCAGCTTGCCGCCAACGAGATCAGGCGCGCCCTGCGCCATGGGCACGATCTTTCCCTGATAATGATCGATCTGGACGACTTCAAAAGGATCAACGACCGCTTTGGCCATGACGCGGGGGACAAGGTGTTGGCCCAAGTTGGCCTGGAGTTGCGCAGCCTGACCAGGTCCATCGACATTTGCGCCCGCCTGGGAGGCGAGGAGTTCGTGGTCATGCTCCCGGAGACCCAATCCTCCAGGGCGGCGGAGGTGGCCGAGCGTCTGCGGGAAACTCTGACCTTGTCCTGCGTGCACATCGGTGAAGATCTGGTGGGGGTCACCATGAGCGCCGGGGTGGCCTGCCTCAGCTACCTGCCGGAAACCAAAGAATCCGCCCAGGCGCTGCTGGAAGCGCTTATCAAACGGGCCGATGAAGCCTTATATGCCTCCAAAAAGGCGGGGCGCAACTGCGTCACCGCCGCCTTCTAG
- a CDS encoding CGGC domain-containing protein — MEKILIVGCKKAMDDVCIGCSRCLVAFNRRVGEFARYPEGEAQIMGLLSCGDCPGAAIVTRLAQVKLWNAPMEEKPTKIHIGPCLSDHCPHADDIITKIKAKSGIEVIEGTHPYAPADIFV; from the coding sequence ATGGAAAAGATTTTGATTGTCGGCTGTAAAAAGGCCATGGACGATGTTTGCATCGGATGTTCACGCTGTCTGGTGGCCTTCAACCGCCGCGTCGGCGAGTTCGCCCGCTATCCCGAAGGCGAGGCCCAGATCATGGGGCTGCTCAGTTGCGGCGACTGCCCCGGCGCGGCCATCGTCACCCGCCTGGCCCAGGTCAAGCTGTGGAACGCGCCCATGGAGGAAAAGCCCACCAAGATCCACATCGGCCCCTGTCTGAGCGATCATTGCCCCCACGCCGATGACATCATCACCAAGATCAAGGCCAAGAGCGGCATCGAGGTGATCGAAGGCACCCATCCCTATGCCCCGGCGGACATCTTTGTCTGA
- a CDS encoding V4R domain-containing protein, producing the protein MDRKYQFSWDLLGDISQGRPNLGPVTRLEVYRLMQFCLRDVLEQNLGKQKADEVFYQAGYLAGSEFFNNVLGPQDDFNEFVRSLQNALKEMGVGILRVEEADLETGSFVVTVSEDLDCSGLPELDYEICIYDEGFIAGLMESFTGRKFKVKEVDCWCTGDRTCRFTAQVID; encoded by the coding sequence ATGGATAGAAAATATCAGTTTTCTTGGGATTTGCTGGGGGACATCTCGCAAGGCAGGCCCAACCTGGGCCCGGTCACCCGCTTGGAGGTCTACCGCCTCATGCAATTTTGCCTGCGCGACGTGCTGGAGCAAAACCTGGGCAAACAAAAAGCGGACGAGGTCTTTTACCAAGCCGGCTACCTGGCTGGCAGCGAATTTTTCAACAACGTTCTGGGTCCGCAGGACGATTTCAACGAATTCGTGCGCTCGCTGCAAAACGCCCTCAAGGAAATGGGTGTGGGCATCCTGCGGGTCGAGGAAGCCGACCTCGAAACGGGCTCTTTCGTGGTCACCGTGTCCGAAGACCTGGACTGCTCCGGTTTGCCGGAGTTGGACTACGAGATATGCATCTATGACGAAGGTTTCATCGCCGGGCTCATGGAAAGCTTCACCGGCCGCAAGTTCAAGGTCAAGGAAGTGGACTGCTGGTGCACCGGCGACCGCACCTGCCGCTTCACCGCCCAGGTGATCGACTAG
- a CDS encoding DUF364 domain-containing protein, with translation MSESGHLLRGLVEHLAPRAQGRVAQVVVGLGYTAARLEDGRAGVAYTFRDQAKGGCAAFGGKRPLAGQETAALLALAASRDPIEAAVGLAVANALLAPSPSRAVAGDVLEQVGLEPTDSVGMVGFFGPLAPEVRRRARRLVIFERVELPQGELLPQERAAELLPDCQVALISATTLLNHTLEPLLQACAGCREVVLLGPSTPLCPELFAGTPVTMLSGMVVRDAAELLQVVAEAGGTRQFSPMVDKKNLRLA, from the coding sequence TTGTCTGAGTCCGGCCACCTGCTCCGGGGCCTGGTGGAGCATTTGGCTCCCCGGGCCCAGGGCCGGGTGGCCCAGGTGGTGGTGGGCCTGGGCTACACCGCCGCCCGGTTGGAAGACGGCCGGGCCGGGGTTGCCTACACCTTTCGCGACCAGGCCAAGGGCGGCTGCGCGGCCTTTGGGGGCAAGCGCCCCCTGGCCGGGCAGGAGACCGCCGCCCTGCTGGCCCTGGCCGCCTCCCGCGACCCCATCGAGGCGGCGGTGGGCCTGGCCGTGGCCAACGCCCTCCTGGCCCCCAGCCCCAGCCGGGCCGTGGCGGGCGACGTCTTGGAGCAGGTGGGCCTGGAGCCCACGGACTCGGTGGGCATGGTGGGGTTCTTCGGCCCCCTGGCGCCCGAGGTGCGCCGCCGGGCCCGGCGCCTGGTCATCTTCGAGCGGGTGGAGCTTCCCCAGGGAGAGCTGTTGCCCCAGGAGCGGGCGGCGGAGCTGTTGCCCGACTGCCAGGTTGCCCTCATCAGCGCCACCACCCTGCTCAACCACACCCTGGAGCCCCTGCTGCAGGCCTGCGCCGGCTGCCGCGAGGTGGTCCTGCTGGGGCCCAGCACGCCGCTGTGCCCCGAGCTGTTCGCCGGCACCCCGGTCACCATGCTCAGCGGGATGGTGGTGCGCGACGCCGCGGAGCTTTTGCAGGTGGTGGCCGAGGCGGGCGGCACCCGCCAGTTCAGCCCCATGGTGGACAAGAAGAATCTGCGCCTGGCCTAG
- a CDS encoding ATP-binding protein, giving the protein MPRMRGIIHIDEELCNGCGQCILDCTEGALQLVDGKARLVGEIYCDGLGACLSGCPTGALTIEKREAEAFDEEAVEELLASQDQPAHPEPVAPTVAQPIMGGGGCQGHAAMSLEPTAPVASDDDWPTPSQLGHWPIKLQLLSPQAPFLKGADLILLADCAAAALPDLHRRFLLGRAVALACPKLDDAQAHVDKLAELLAGGGMRSLTIVHMEVPCCSGLNWIVEQAMQRAGAKLPVGEMVISRNGTVLGQRNLPWSLAA; this is encoded by the coding sequence ATGCCTAGGATGAGGGGCATAATCCACATTGACGAGGAATTGTGCAACGGCTGCGGCCAGTGCATTTTGGACTGCACCGAGGGGGCCCTGCAACTGGTGGACGGCAAGGCCCGCCTGGTGGGCGAGATCTACTGCGACGGCCTGGGGGCCTGTTTGTCGGGCTGTCCCACCGGGGCTCTGACCATAGAAAAGCGCGAGGCCGAGGCCTTTGACGAAGAGGCGGTGGAGGAGCTTTTGGCCTCCCAGGACCAGCCCGCCCACCCCGAGCCGGTGGCTCCCACGGTGGCCCAGCCCATTATGGGCGGCGGCGGCTGCCAGGGCCACGCGGCCATGAGCCTGGAGCCCACGGCCCCCGTGGCCTCGGACGACGACTGGCCCACCCCCAGCCAGCTGGGACACTGGCCCATCAAGCTGCAGCTGCTCTCGCCCCAGGCTCCGTTCCTAAAGGGCGCGGACCTGATCCTCCTGGCCGATTGCGCGGCGGCCGCCCTGCCGGATTTGCACCGGCGTTTTCTGCTCGGCCGGGCCGTGGCCTTGGCCTGTCCCAAGCTGGACGACGCCCAGGCCCACGTGGACAAGCTGGCCGAGCTCTTGGCCGGCGGCGGCATGCGCTCGCTGACCATCGTGCACATGGAGGTTCCCTGCTGCTCGGGTCTCAACTGGATCGTGGAGCAGGCCATGCAACGCGCCGGGGCCAAGCTGCCGGTGGGCGAGATGGTCATCTCCCGCAACGGCACGGTGTTGGGCCAGCGCAACCTGCCCTGGAGCCTGGCGGCCTAA
- a CDS encoding cation:proton antiporter, whose translation MELSQAYSLLLITVAAALLPGVARLLRLPAPVLEIIFGIILGKSLFNLELTGQWMPFLAQLGFLVLMLHAGMEIDFKALGRQRPAQLAFQLLVFVCTAGLALAACLALGLGAFMALVLSTTSLGLVLPILKETGLVKTPLAQSILVAATLADFLTLLLLTLYNSWLVNGVSWRLALPVPLFVGFGLLLWLGRLWSWWHPEAAQRLLLADDPQEQGVRFSLALLFLFVAISELAGLEPVLGAFMGGCVISFVMRQKEALESKLSGLGFGFLIPIFFIHVGMQFDLGSIAGADRLVSSLLLLLVALGVKLLPSLLYTLQGVGLRQAVQTGFLLSARLSLIVAAAAIGLEAGLLTAAQKDAIVMLALLTCFIGPTAFKLLQPSESPPPGKQPLPQTPRTRL comes from the coding sequence GTGGAGTTGTCCCAAGCCTATTCCCTGCTTTTGATCACCGTGGCCGCCGCCCTGTTGCCCGGGGTGGCCCGCCTGTTGCGTCTTCCCGCGCCGGTGCTGGAGATCATCTTCGGCATCATCCTGGGCAAGAGCCTGTTCAACCTGGAGCTCACCGGGCAGTGGATGCCCTTTTTGGCCCAGTTGGGCTTTTTGGTGCTGATGCTGCACGCGGGCATGGAGATCGACTTCAAGGCCCTGGGGCGCCAGCGCCCCGCCCAGCTGGCCTTCCAGCTTCTGGTGTTCGTCTGCACCGCCGGTTTGGCCCTGGCCGCCTGCCTGGCCCTGGGTCTGGGCGCCTTCATGGCCCTGGTGCTCTCCACCACCTCCCTGGGTCTGGTGCTGCCCATTCTCAAGGAAACGGGCCTGGTCAAGACCCCCCTGGCCCAAAGCATCCTGGTGGCCGCCACCCTGGCCGATTTCCTCACCCTGCTGCTGTTGACCCTGTACAACTCCTGGCTGGTCAACGGGGTGAGCTGGCGGCTGGCCCTGCCGGTTCCCCTTTTCGTGGGCTTCGGCCTGTTGCTGTGGCTGGGCCGCCTGTGGTCCTGGTGGCATCCGGAAGCGGCGCAGCGCCTACTTTTGGCCGACGATCCCCAGGAGCAGGGGGTGCGCTTTTCCCTGGCCCTGCTGTTTCTGTTCGTGGCCATCAGCGAGCTGGCCGGACTGGAGCCGGTGCTGGGGGCTTTCATGGGCGGCTGCGTCATCTCCTTTGTGATGCGCCAGAAAGAGGCCCTGGAGAGCAAGCTTTCAGGCTTGGGCTTCGGCTTTTTGATCCCCATCTTTTTCATCCACGTGGGCATGCAGTTCGACCTGGGCAGCATCGCCGGGGCGGATCGCCTGGTCTCCAGCCTGCTCCTGCTGCTGGTGGCCCTGGGGGTGAAGCTCTTGCCCAGCTTGCTTTACACCTTGCAGGGGGTGGGGCTGCGCCAGGCGGTGCAGACCGGGTTTTTGCTTTCGGCCCGGCTCAGCCTTATCGTGGCCGCCGCCGCCATCGGCCTGGAGGCCGGACTGCTCACCGCGGCGCAGAAAGACGCCATCGTCATGTTGGCCCTGCTCACCTGCTTCATCGGCCCCACGGCCTTCAAGCTCCTGCAGCCCAGTGAGAGCCCCCCGCCGGGCAAACAGCCCCTGCCCCAGACCCCGCGCACCCGGCTATAG
- a CDS encoding TonB-dependent receptor plug domain-containing protein translates to MRSRVYTGLLTAITCSILALAAPAWAEDKPAATGQYSLGEVVVEAPAFKGKSVGTVREITAAEIEAMNATTLDQALKMVPGIVVRSGAEGVPRVDMRGFRSRHVLLLLNGVPFNSTFDGQFDPSMIPTENIARIKISYSTHSVLYGQGGLAGVINIITKAGGEGVGGSLKGQAAQGDNYLGSFNVYGGSEKANVFASGSYNDRNNWPVSDNFQATSEQGDGARVGSEKQRGNLFADLQYNLAPDWNLGVAAGGLGGNFQQPPSTINNNKDAFANSPKYDAVENIVGAYGQAALSYQGESPFSMRTWVYANYLKEDPKRYDNANYNSMSDPTVKTYNLEQKTDIYGINFQSAYDFKRWGALTLGLAAEQDKWDLSGQTRDKRINGTKKYAWRDVSNNQDLNIYTAALEYQVSPLSALDMTFGISQNWLDKNSGGSDNGTGYMAGARYGFSTGTALKASYAHMIRFPSLRQFYEEDGGNDSLEPERSDNFEVAVEQQFAYNTMASLTGFYNEVQDYIEKDTDDVFQNHDKYRFQGIEFAVQSRPIDGLWLAFSYTYMDSQDLSSGSEKDELQYRPRNKLAFQGQYLWDFGFSVYAGVLYYADQVYYSRTEPLQQESLGNYAVVDLKLAQSFYKNMFSVYLGADNVFDQDYEESYGYPAPGRIIYAGLEARF, encoded by the coding sequence ATGCGTTCCCGCGTTTACACAGGTCTATTGACCGCCATTACCTGCAGCATCCTGGCCCTGGCCGCCCCGGCCTGGGCCGAGGACAAGCCCGCCGCCACCGGCCAGTACTCCCTGGGCGAGGTGGTGGTGGAAGCCCCCGCCTTCAAGGGCAAATCGGTGGGAACGGTGCGCGAGATCACCGCCGCCGAGATCGAGGCCATGAACGCCACCACCCTGGACCAGGCCCTCAAGATGGTGCCCGGCATCGTGGTGCGCTCCGGGGCCGAGGGCGTGCCCCGGGTGGACATGCGCGGCTTCCGTTCGCGCCACGTGCTGCTGTTGCTCAACGGCGTGCCCTTCAACTCCACCTTTGACGGGCAGTTCGATCCCTCGATGATCCCCACCGAGAACATCGCCCGCATCAAGATAAGCTACAGCACCCACTCGGTGCTCTATGGCCAAGGCGGCCTGGCCGGCGTGATCAACATCATCACCAAGGCCGGCGGCGAAGGCGTGGGCGGCTCGCTCAAGGGCCAGGCGGCCCAGGGCGACAACTACCTGGGCAGCTTCAACGTCTACGGCGGCAGCGAAAAGGCCAACGTTTTCGCCAGCGGCAGCTACAACGACCGCAACAACTGGCCGGTGTCCGACAACTTCCAGGCCACCAGCGAGCAGGGCGACGGGGCCCGGGTGGGCAGCGAAAAGCAGCGCGGCAACCTCTTCGCCGACCTGCAGTACAACCTGGCCCCCGACTGGAACCTGGGCGTGGCCGCCGGCGGCCTGGGCGGCAACTTCCAGCAGCCCCCCAGCACCATCAACAACAACAAGGACGCCTTTGCCAACAGCCCCAAATACGACGCGGTGGAAAATATCGTGGGCGCCTACGGCCAGGCGGCCTTGTCCTACCAGGGTGAAAGCCCCTTCAGCATGCGCACCTGGGTCTACGCCAACTACCTAAAGGAAGACCCCAAGCGCTACGACAACGCCAACTACAACTCCATGAGCGACCCCACCGTAAAAACCTATAACCTGGAACAAAAGACCGACATCTACGGCATCAACTTCCAGAGCGCCTACGACTTCAAGCGCTGGGGCGCCCTGACCCTGGGGCTGGCCGCCGAGCAGGACAAATGGGACCTGTCGGGCCAGACCCGCGACAAACGCATCAACGGCACCAAGAAATACGCCTGGCGCGATGTGAGCAACAACCAGGACCTCAACATCTACACCGCCGCTCTGGAGTATCAGGTCTCCCCCCTGAGCGCCCTGGACATGACCTTCGGAATCAGCCAGAACTGGCTGGACAAGAACTCCGGCGGCAGCGACAACGGCACCGGCTACATGGCCGGGGCCCGCTACGGCTTCAGCACCGGCACCGCCCTCAAGGCCTCCTACGCCCACATGATCCGCTTCCCTTCCCTGCGCCAGTTCTACGAGGAGGACGGCGGCAACGACAGCCTGGAGCCCGAACGCTCGGACAACTTCGAGGTGGCGGTGGAGCAGCAGTTCGCCTACAACACCATGGCCAGCCTCACCGGCTTTTACAACGAGGTGCAGGACTACATCGAAAAAGACACCGACGACGTCTTCCAGAACCACGACAAGTACCGCTTCCAGGGCATCGAGTTCGCGGTGCAGAGCCGCCCCATCGACGGCCTGTGGCTGGCCTTCAGCTACACCTACATGGACAGCCAGGACCTTTCCAGCGGCAGCGAGAAGGACGAGCTGCAATACCGGCCCCGCAACAAGCTGGCCTTCCAGGGGCAATATCTCTGGGACTTCGGCTTCAGCGTCTACGCCGGGGTGCTCTACTACGCGGATCAGGTGTACTATTCCCGGACCGAACCGCTGCAGCAGGAGTCCCTGGGCAACTACGCGGTGGTGGATCTGAAGCTGGCCCAGAGCTTCTACAAGAACATGTTCAGCGTGTATCTGGGAGCGGACAACGTCTTTGACCAGGACTACGAAGAATCCTACGGCTATCCCGCGCCCGGCAGGATCATCTACGCCGGCCTGGAGGCCCGCTTCTAG
- a CDS encoding NAD-binding protein, which yields MNKKRKVMICGVGPVTHELLKRLGGRWEVTLVGGDASALERAHALCGSELITVEGDPSSPVVLEQAGLADQQYVAALSEDDAVNLAVAQAARQAGVAQVLVVYYEAAGRESFQELGVEALLASAALAREVNHFLEDPTLTVTRLGLGRGVVMELQAQDLPHLMGRRVDSVRGEKWRLVGLFRSQELVLPEPHTRIQSGDHLLLLGPPDTCEEVCSRLDCGLPGFPLSWGQTLLVVLNPKDPDEHEGLMNEAMAWAMDSRVNDTIILCREGQCDLQAQINEWPAACSVRVEPVASGLLEKARELCRQGEVGLVVLGKFEPSLLESLAKSALMNLAESLGAPLVLAGGTAPYQKILVPFNGRACSLAALEVAAEVAGQTGGEVSLAMVEEPEFVRGEDSAPWLEQVRATAREQAHALKLTFQEVLLQGNPVRRISELSGEYDLMVVGGSSRGRGLLSPNVGEHLAEKAGCTVLVVAKED from the coding sequence ATGAACAAGAAGCGTAAAGTGATGATATGCGGGGTGGGTCCGGTGACCCACGAATTGCTCAAGCGCCTCGGCGGCCGCTGGGAGGTGACCCTGGTGGGCGGGGATGCCTCCGCCCTGGAGCGGGCCCATGCCCTGTGCGGCAGTGAACTGATCACCGTGGAGGGCGACCCTTCCAGCCCGGTGGTGCTGGAGCAGGCGGGCCTGGCCGATCAGCAATACGTGGCCGCCCTGTCCGAGGACGACGCGGTGAACCTGGCCGTGGCCCAGGCGGCCCGCCAAGCCGGGGTGGCCCAGGTGCTGGTGGTTTATTACGAGGCCGCCGGCCGGGAGAGCTTCCAGGAGCTGGGGGTGGAGGCCCTGTTGGCCAGCGCCGCCCTGGCCCGCGAGGTGAACCACTTTCTGGAGGACCCGACGCTCACGGTGACCCGCCTGGGCCTGGGCCGGGGCGTGGTGATGGAACTCCAGGCCCAGGATCTGCCCCACCTGATGGGGCGGCGGGTGGATTCGGTGCGCGGCGAAAAGTGGCGGCTGGTGGGCCTGTTTCGCAGCCAGGAGCTGGTGCTGCCCGAGCCCCACACCCGCATCCAGAGCGGCGACCACCTGCTCTTGCTAGGCCCGCCGGACACCTGCGAGGAGGTGTGCTCCCGCCTGGATTGCGGCCTGCCCGGCTTCCCCCTGTCCTGGGGCCAGACCTTGCTGGTGGTCTTGAACCCCAAGGACCCCGACGAGCACGAGGGCCTGATGAACGAGGCCATGGCCTGGGCCATGGACAGCCGGGTGAACGACACCATCATCCTGTGCCGCGAGGGCCAGTGCGATTTGCAGGCCCAGATCAACGAGTGGCCGGCCGCCTGTTCGGTGCGCGTGGAGCCGGTCGCCTCGGGCCTGTTGGAAAAGGCCCGGGAGTTGTGCCGCCAGGGCGAGGTGGGCTTGGTGGTGCTGGGCAAGTTCGAGCCCTCCCTGCTGGAGTCGCTGGCCAAGTCGGCCCTCATGAACCTGGCCGAGTCCCTGGGGGCTCCCCTGGTGCTGGCCGGGGGGACCGCTCCCTACCAGAAAATCCTGGTGCCCTTCAACGGCCGGGCTTGCTCCCTGGCTGCCCTGGAGGTGGCCGCCGAGGTGGCCGGCCAGACCGGCGGCGAGGTCAGTCTGGCCATGGTGGAAGAGCCCGAGTTCGTCCGCGGCGAGGACAGCGCCCCCTGGCTGGAACAGGTGCGGGCCACTGCCCGCGAGCAGGCCCACGCCCTCAAGCTGACCTTCCAGGAGGTGCTGCTCCAGGGCAACCCGGTGCGCCGCATCAGCGAGCTTTCGGGGGAATACGACCTCATGGTGGTGGGCGGCTCCAGCCGGGGGCGGGGGCTCTTGTCGCCCAACGTGGGCGAGCACCTGGCCGAAAAGGCGGGCTGCACGGTGCTGGTGGTGGCCAAGGAGGACTGA
- a CDS encoding DUF362 domain-containing protein, with amino-acid sequence MSRVMIQPADFTTCQEAVNRAFDLFPLEIEGKKVLVKPNVLRTAKAEEAITTHPAVLEAVVARLESMNPAELVVGDNPGVFTYGANEKAFRDTGLMEASRGHYLNIGAESREVPFNPAFRETLSVSKAVLDADVIVSLPKFKTHGLTVLSGAVKNSFGILPGAQKAGLHKLAGEPGRFNDLLVEVFKLRVPDLYIVDGIVGMEGNGPASTDLRDVGLILASDNAVALDGIIARLMGVDDPGLVRFLATAQKAGLGEYGEAATEIIGELKPIPDFKLPPMGGESITRSTQIQEFIESRTQLRPQADPDKCTGCGACIEQCPASALAFDEELPKVDPDKCIVCFCCQEMCPEQAMQLQ; translated from the coding sequence ATGTCCAGAGTGATGATCCAACCGGCCGATTTCACCACCTGCCAGGAAGCCGTGAACCGGGCCTTTGACCTGTTTCCCCTCGAGATCGAGGGCAAGAAGGTCTTGGTCAAGCCCAACGTGCTCAGGACCGCCAAGGCCGAGGAGGCCATAACCACCCACCCGGCGGTGCTGGAGGCGGTGGTGGCCCGGCTGGAGAGCATGAACCCGGCCGAATTGGTGGTGGGCGACAACCCCGGCGTGTTCACCTATGGGGCCAACGAAAAGGCCTTCCGCGACACCGGCCTCATGGAGGCCTCCCGGGGCCATTATCTGAACATCGGGGCGGAATCGCGCGAAGTGCCCTTCAACCCCGCCTTCCGCGAAACCCTGAGCGTGTCCAAGGCGGTGCTGGACGCGGACGTCATCGTCTCGCTGCCCAAGTTCAAGACCCACGGACTCACCGTGTTGAGCGGGGCCGTCAAAAACAGCTTCGGCATCCTGCCCGGCGCCCAAAAGGCCGGGCTGCACAAGCTGGCCGGCGAGCCGGGTCGCTTCAACGATCTGTTGGTGGAGGTGTTCAAGCTGAGGGTGCCGGACCTATATATAGTGGACGGCATCGTGGGCATGGAGGGCAACGGCCCGGCCTCCACCGACCTGCGCGACGTGGGCCTGATCCTGGCCTCGGACAACGCCGTGGCCCTGGACGGGATCATCGCCCGGCTCATGGGGGTGGATGACCCAGGCCTGGTGCGCTTTTTGGCCACCGCCCAAAAGGCCGGTCTGGGCGAGTACGGCGAGGCGGCCACCGAGATCATCGGCGAGCTGAAGCCCATACCCGACTTCAAACTGCCGCCCATGGGCGGCGAGAGCATCACCCGCTCGACCCAGATCCAGGAGTTCATCGAAAGCCGCACCCAATTGCGCCCCCAAGCCGACCCGGACAAGTGCACCGGTTGCGGGGCTTGCATCGAGCAATGCCCCGCCTCGGCCCTGGCCTTTGACGAGGAGCTGCCCAAGGTGGACCCGGACAAGTGCATCGTGTGTTTCTGCTGCCAGGAGATGTGCCCCGAACAGGCCATGCAGTTGCAATAG